tGGGGCGGGTGACTCAccgcggggcggggcggggccagGGGGCAGCAAGGCCGCAGGTGGCTCCCCGCCCCGCCGCGCTGCCAGAGCGCTCAGTCCCTCGGCCGCTGCGCAGCGCGTCTGTCCGTCCCCGGAGCCGCTCCGTGCCGCAGTCCCCGCGAGTCCCCGCCGCTCCGCGCGCAGCATGGCGCCCCCCCAGGCCCGAGCCTTCGGGCTCCTGCTCGCGGTGGTCACGGCGACGCTGGCCGCGGCTCAGCAAGGTAATTGTGAGGCGGGGACCTGCAGCGGAGGTGTGGGGGTTCTGTCGGGCcggggatggggaggggaccTCCGGGTGGCCCCGAGACCCGACGGCGCGGGCCGAACTTACGCTCGGATGAGGCAGAGCTGCGGGGTACCAGGTGGGGACGTGGGACCTGGGGCCAGGGTGACGGAACGGGAACGGCCACCGGTGGCCCGGGGTCTAGCGGCTCCAACTTGGGGTTCCAGGTCCCAAAGCGCGGGCCTTTGTCGCTGCGACCCGccggttctccctccttcctcccgtACCTGCGGCGGTCCCCGGATGTGGGCCCCGGGAGGGGACAGGTAGCTCCCCAGAGGCCGCTATGCACCTGCGCGTCGGAGGCGGGCCTGCTGGGACTTACCTGCCGGAggtgtgtttttccttttctaagaacCATGACTAATGTTTATTGTAGGGAGGATAGATATAAACTGTaaggatctttttaaaaatccaaaatctttcCACTCTTAAGAATTCCCTCGTTAAAAATTGTCCATATTCGTGGTTTCGGAATACAAGTAGATTGATATCGTGATCCAGCATTCATAAAGGAAGTTTTccacttccttttgtcttttatttgtgtgtgtgtgtgtgtgtgtgtgtgtgtgtgtgtgtgtgtgtgtgtgtgtgtgtatgcgcgcatgGAGTCAGACAACTTGGGAGCCAGTTCCTTCCACCACGTCTGTCCTGGGGCCCAAATTCAGTTGGTCATGGGCCTTTATCTCCTGGGCTTCCGCGTTGCCCTcgcttttttttatttcttacgaACTGTACTTAAACTGTGAGTGGACGACCTGTAGAGAGAAGGACATGGCGTTTGATCCTAGTTGTTCTTACTATAGAGCTGACTGTGACTTatgatttatttctaaaatgatgtCTGGAAACGGAGACAATTGAACAAAGCACGCTGGAAAGAattcttcctttggtttcttcctagtttttaaattaaatatagttTAGCTTTGTTTCCTGAAAAGGATTTCGTTCTCTACCAACAGAGGTGGCCTATATCCACTAATTACACTTTAAGTAACACAGTTTGatcaatttatatttttctaacttCAATCTGGGACTAAATTGTAGATTGAGGACTGGACTGTAGAGTACTGGCTTGGCagaccctgggcttgatccctaaCACCCCACAAGCcaggtgtgtgtgtacctgtaaccCCTATCACTTAAGGGGGAGCAGGAGCatcagcaagttcaaggtcatctttagcctGGCAAGGTGATGgggtctagcctgggctataggagaccctgtttaataaagaaaaaaattgaatagaaACCTATTGGGCCCCAAAGCAGGCTTTCCTTAAGAAAACTGGGTAAGGGAGGGATAAGAGGGGAGGGTCCATAGATCTCAGTCTGGGAACTGAAAAGTTAAAGGAACGACCCGGTGTAAGGAAAGGAAGCTTGGTGGTGGGGTGCACNNNNNNNNNNNNNNNNNNNNNNNNNNNNNNNNNNNNNNNNNNNNNNNNNNNNNNNNNNNNNNNNNNNNNNNNNNNNNNNNNNNNNNNNNNNNNNNNNNNNNNNNNNNNNNNNNNNNNNNNNNNNNNNNNNNNNNNNNNNNNNNNNNNNNNNNNNNNNNNNNNNNNaaaaaaaaaaaaaaaaaggaaaggaagcttcAGTcctaaacccagcacttgggaagctgaggccagaggGCAGTAGTGAGCCTGGGCAGCAGAATTAGACTCTTCCAGAATGGGAGGGTATTgctgagagaagaaggaaggaaaaaaaaattttttttaaacgACAGAGCCATTAAAATGACTTAGTGAGTAAAGTTACTCCTGAGttaaatccccaggacccacaggtagaaggggagaacggACTCCCCATGTCAGCCTGACTTCCACATTAAactgtggcgtgtgtgtgtgcgcgcacacacacacaaaatatatagcTAAATGCACAAAGTAAATAGGTAAAcgttagctttaaaaaaaaaaaaaaaacgaaagccTTGGATTGCAAAAGCAAAGCTGATAAGATCTTTAGAGCGCTGtatttaaagctttgtttatGGCTGGGCCAGTGGTAAAGGCAAGCCTAGCAAGGGTTGAagaaggccagccaggactgcatagtcAGGAACAAATGACCAGCTGTAGTGGTACATGGGTGTGATGTGATCCCAGtccttaggaggctgaagcaggatgcttgtgagcttgaggctagcctgggtttcctaagcaagactctgcctcagaaataaaataattaaaaactaaaaagaaatccagCAACAACAAACTTGTCCATGGGTAGTAACCTCtcttcctagcactcaggagtccgAGGGTACTATAGTTTGGGGACAGTGAATGAAGGTGCGTAGATCAGCCTGcagaccagagtttgatccccagaacgcTAGAGTTCTTAGAAAGAACTCTAGAAGTTTATCCTTTGACCTCTGTAATATACCACAGGGTGCCCCTGCTCCAAATAAGTTAATAATTGTAATACATCTAAAGGAGAGAATCTTGGGTTTGACCTGGGCTAtctcaacaaaaatgaaatacaggCCAAGGGTGTAGCTCATTGGGAGGGGTTAAGTTAGCATGAGTGGGGCCCCGGGCTTTATCCTCAGCACCGCCCCAAATTATTCCTCCCTTGGGGCTCCTCCCAGTCTGGGGAGTTCTTGGTCATATTtccttaatatatttttgtttgtttgtttgtttctcaagacaggctttctctgtgtagcccaggctgccctggaactcgccctgtagaacaggctgaccttgaactcaaagagatctgcctgcctctgcctcccaaatactggaattaaaggcgtgcaagcCCCCCCTTAATAAATCTTAATTCATGCtgctccccccaaaaaacctaaCATACAAAAAAAGTGGAAGTGGGAATACACAGGTTAGACGTTCTAGCGGCACAGACTGGGGAGCGTAGACACGCAAGCACTAAGAGTTTTAACTGTTGTCTCCACCATGTGGGCTTAGAGGTTGATCTTggctcatcaggcttggtggcaggcactgtTAACAGAGAGCCATCTCCTCACCAGCCCCAggccagcctcttcctcctcctcttgtccgtttgcttgtttgtttggagatggggtttctctgtgtagccctggctgtcctgaaacttgttctgtagaccaggttggcctcaaactcagagatcctcctgcctctgcctcccgagtgctgaactAAAGGTGTGCTCACACCTGGCCCAGACCCACTTCCTAAAGGCATGATTGATTGACTGAATGAGTTGAGGGTTGTAGCtacattttaaactaaatttttacattttctagaaTGTGTCTGTGACAACTACAAGCTGGGGACAGGCTGCTTTTTGAATGAAAGAGGGGAATGCCAGTGTAAGTCCCTTGGCACATCGAATACTGTCCTGTGCTCCACATGTGAGTAAAAGATTCTTATTTCTTGGACATTTAATCTTGATAATACTTTCTAAATTGAGGCAccttaaagttttttgttttgttttgtttttaaacatttatttattatgtatacagtgttctgcctacatttgtccctgcaggccagaagagggcaccaggtctcattacaggtggttgagccaccatgtgttttctgggaattgaactcaggacctctagaagagcagtcagtgcttttcaCCGCtaagctttctctccagcccttgagttGAGTTTTACTGGCTCTAATCCAGCTGTGTTATTTTGTAGAAATTATCCAACTCAAGGTTCTTATTTCCAGCAAGTAAATTTGAGTGTGGGAAAGTGGAAGGGATCGTGAAATAATCTTTGGCCTGGGATTATGACATTAAATTAAGACGTTTTCCCCATGTGCATGTGAAATCGTAGTTACTTTTCAGTTCGATGTTGTTACGTTTTCTTTTCAGTGGCATCCAAATGTTTGGTGATGAAGGCGGAAATGGCTCACAGCAagtctgggaggaggctgaaacctGAGGGGGCGATCCAGAACAACGACGGCATCTACGATCCCGACTGTGACGAGCACGGGCTCTTTAAAGCCAAGCAGTGCAATGGCACCTCCACGTGCTGGTGCGTGAACACTGCAGGGGTCCGGAGAACcgacaaagacacagaaataacGTGTTCCGAGCGAGTGAGGACCTAGTGAGTGTTTCTTCTTGTTGCTGTTTTCATGCTGTTCACATTTGCTTACTTAAATCtaggtttgaatatgaaataagATTGTGTggtttggaattaaaaaaaaaaagctaggaaaAGCTGGCATGGTCACAAACACCTGTAAGCCCTGCGctctggaggtgggggcaggaggatgaagagttcagggctagccttgtctacacagtgagtttgaggctaatctgGGTGAGCTGAGATCCTCTCTAAAACATAacaagaaagggggaaagggtaTCAAGTGATAAGTGTGACCATTCTGTCCCATTCCGCATAAAACTGGTGCCACCAGTTTTGAGTTGAGTTTTATTGGCCCTAATCCAATTGTGCTAATTTTATTGGCGCTAAACCAACCATGTTATTTTGTGGAAATCACCTGGTGCCTGAAGCTTATCTTGGGCAGTAATTAAGtgtgagaaaatggaaggacaCATGAAATAATCTTTGGCCTGATGTGACTTTAAGGTTTTCCCTAATGCACATGAAACGGCAGCTATCTTCAGTCTGACGTTGTTTCCAGAACCAGTTTATGAATTCCCTCTGTAGATAGGTGGCTCTAGGTTTATGAATTCCCTCTGTAGATTGTAGTAATAGAAGGAGCGGCGgcgctgcgtccctagcaccccgctgcccgcaaggctagctttaccagaaataattacacggacactgtattcatttaatcactgcttggccatttctatctagcctcttctaggctaactcttgcacctggactagcccatctctaacaatctgctgtagcccacaaggtggcttaccagggagattctagcctacgtccatcctgggttggagcttcatcgcgtgtgcctcacagagcagagctctcgcctctgcccgcaagagtggagcatcgtgtctctctgaggcgtctgcccccgagaggagagctgtcgagtctctgagctcacttcctcttcctcccagcgttctgctccgttcactcctcccacctacgttctaacctatcagggcaagcagcttctttatttaattaaccaatggccttcatCAGTAGATAGGTGGCTCTAGGTTTTACAGAGATGGTAACGTACTGATGCCGTTTGCCATTCAACCTCTGTCCCGCATTTTGAAGTTGGATTAGTGTTAAGTGAATATAAATGACTTAAACTGTATTTACTCActtattgtgttttaaaaatgagctGTTTGGGCGGGAGACAGAAGTGGTAGAAAAGCTGGAGGTCAACCCCTAGCATGGTGAGGGGATAGGAGAGAGTCCAATGAAAACAAACGGAACCCACTCAAGCTTGCTTAAGCAAAAAAGATTACTGGAAGGGACAAGCAACTGGAAAGGCAGCAGGCCCAAAGTCTGTACTTTGTTTCTTCCGACTTCTGGAACTTTGTGGtcaattgtttctctctgtgtgtttctgtgctctctctttctctcctccccctcccccaccacccgcCTTCATCTCTTTCCGATACGGTTTCATGTTAGAATCTTGGCTTGCCTCCAATCTGGGtcatctcttgcctctgccttcacagtgccggctggcaccaccatgcccatccgttttgtcttttctctggaACAGGGCCAGCATGGCCAGCTTAGCCTTGACTTCGGTTGACCTCCCATCTAGTCATTGTCACCAGCAGGTCAGCATTAGAAAAGGTGTTACTTGCTGGATGGTGgccgcacacacctttaatccccccatttgtgaggcagaggcagaggcagaggcagaggcagatctctgtgagctcgagtccagcctggtccacagagcaagttccaggacaggcctcaaagctacagagaaagaaaccgTATCTTGAAaccagcctcccccccccaaaaaaaaaaaaaaaaaaaaagaaaagaaagggtggTTCCTTCTGGGTGTGTTCTCTGTAAAGAGTGTGTGAAGTATATTTACCACACTTTATTTGTTCTGTTAGCTTTAATTCTATTTTGGGATTTAAATATTTGCCTCTTTGGAAAACAGCATAAAAGACTGTCAACCATtttgtcttacagctggatcatCATTGaactaaaacacaaagaaagagaaaacccttATAACCTTCAGAGTCTGAAGACGTAAGTACTTACATATATACGAGTGTATTTATACACCTGGACGGTAATTACATACATAGTGCATATGATGCCCCTTGACAGAAAACCACGTAAGTGACACTGTGTCTTTCTCAGTACTCATATCAGGAAATCATGATGTCCTTTGTTCCTTTACAAGCCGTGTCTGCCAGATTTCTCCATTGTGAAGTTCAGACTGACACTCAGCAAGCAGCTCTAGCAGTGGCTGGTGCTGGCGCAAACCACTTACCACTATGATAGTtggaaaatgatattaaaattataCAGCCTAGCCACTgttgcacacctttcatcccagaggcagggacaatcaggtctctgagtttaaagccagcctgatctatatagcaagttccaggtcagccagggatacacagtgagatcatctcttaaaaaaaagtaatagtaaaaaaaaaaaaagtaatagtaaaaaaaaaaaaaagtaatagtaataataacagtcctttgatgtgggatgtccttctgtatatgtgttgctaaTATTGTTGAGGAATAAAGCtatttgggccaatggcttagcagagtaaagccaggagagaaaactgaacagagatgtatagagagagtaggcagagtcagggagacaccatgtagctgcccaagaagcaagaggtaacaaactgcgagtcttgtggtaaaatacaaaagagtagacatgggttaatttaaggtgtaagagctagttagaaatatgtatgaaccattggccaaacagtgttggaattaatgtgtgattattcgggtatgggcggccaggaaaccaaagcagagtcTCAGACCCTTTACAGTTCTTATCTATCTGCCTAAAAAGTAGAGGTTCTATTATGTGTTACaatttcttttctccaaagaaacttttaaattatttgcagTGCACTTCAGGATACGTTCTCATCTCGATACAAACTGCATCCAGCATTTATCAAAAATATTCTGGTaagtttatttggttggttttgtttcttggttaaTAAGTTAGCTTTAGCAGCAAGTTAGTAGGTATGGGTATAAACAGCAGCCACTGATTCCCCCTTTCCCCCCCCTCCCAACAGCCTTTTGCTATCCTGGAAATCAGAGATCCTCCTCCCTGTGCCTCTGAGTGCtgttgaaggcgtgcgccaccccgaGACAGCCAGTGATTTTCAGTGTAGCTAAATGGATTTTAGCAACAGTTTAAATCCTGGGCACTTAATATGGAACCCAAGTTGCCTTCCTTCCATAGACTTTGAAAGCCTCAGCTACCCCTGAGAACCTGTACTGTCTCAACTATGCCTGACGTATATTGTCCTTATCCCGTAGGGCCTCTCTGTGACTGACTGCCTCAGCACATACTGCCATGGACTGTCCTTACCCAGTGTCTtgctttcctgttgctctgataaaatgtCCTGAACAAAGCAAGttagggagaaaaggtttattttacatgtgtgcatgttgtgcctgtatgtgtgtatgtatgtgtaccacgtgcgCCATGTGTTTGCCCAGTGTCCCAGGAGTTCAGAAAAGGAGGTGGTGTTATACAGATGGTTAGTAGCTaggaagaacaacaagtgctattagctgctgagccatgtctccagcccccaaagagtttatttcagcggGGAAGTCAGTGCAGGAGGAACGTAAGCAGCCAGCCctgtccacagtcaagagcagagagaatgaatacatACACGCCTTGAccacctctttccctttcttttcattcagtccaggcTGCATCCCATGCCATGATGCAGCCCACGGTCAGTGTGGGCTACACCACCTCAGTTAACATAATGAAGATAATCCCCACAGACTAGCCTACAGTCAACCCgatctagacagtccctcatTGAGATGGTCTTCTCAAGTGCCTCAGTGTTTGTTCTAGTTGACAATGACAGCTAACCACCCTACCCAGTTAGCCCTTTCCTtaactcttaaaaaaatgtttgtgggctggagagatgactcagagattgagagcattgcctgctcttccaaaggtcctgagttcaattcccagcaaccacatggtggctcacaaccatctgtaatgaggtctgctgtcctcttttggcctgcaggcatacacacagacagaatattgtatacatagtaaataaatattttttttNNNNNNNNNNNNNNNNNNNNNNNNNNNNNNNNNNNNNNNNNNNNNNNNNNNNNNNNNNNNNNNNNNNNNNNNNNNNNNNNNNNNNNNNNNNNNNNNNNNNNNNNNNNNNNNNNNNNNNNNNNNNNNNNNNNNNNNNNNNNNNgcctcccgagtgctgggattaaaggcgtgtgccaccaacgcccggcttatTTTAGTCTCTTAAGATAGATTGGAACACctctcaaagatttttttaaaattaccagTGATACATTTAATTATTCACCAATGAAAAGAGCTCCTGTGGGAATAGATTATGGAAGATCAAATTCTAAATATTCTGACTGTTGAccaaaattttcatatattttaattatattaatttgtattttttactcCCCCCAGTATGAGAATAATGTTATCACTATCGATCTGATGCAAAACTCTTCTCAGAAAACTCAAGATGATGTGGACATAGCTGATGTGGCTTACTATTTTGAAAAAGATGTAAGTATAAACTATGTTTATGACtgattgttgctgttttttaatatttattatttttttattatatatacagtgttctgtctgcatgtgtgcctgcaggccagaagagggcaccagatctctttacagatggttgtgagtcacaccatgtggttgctgggatttgaactcaggatctctggaagagcagccaatgctcttaattgctgagccatctctccagtgtttgtttgtttgtttgttttgagacaggcctctctctatagccctgggtgtcctgaaactAAAGATATacatagactaggctgtccttgtagtcacagagatctgctggcctctgcctcccaagtgctggggttaaagacatacACACCATGTCTGCTGTTtgttcctttttgagacaggctctcacacaGTCCAGGCTGCTGAGCTCTGTGTAGCTGGCTttggactcctgatcctcctgcttccgtgTCCTAAGTACTGGGCCCtattaaagaataaagagaagtaGCCGTTCATGAAAGAAGGTGATGTGAAATTTGCTTTCCAGAAATGAGCTTTGCAAGGCGAGGGGCCATGCAATCATGGGGCTGTGACTGGGCTATGAGGTAGGAGTGTTAGGAGGGACAGTGCATGATTCCGGAAGCCACTTTGTAAAAACATTTGGTgttaggtggggctggagagatggcttggcagttaagagcatgcactactctccagaggacctgcatttgatccccagcaagCATATCAGGCAGCTGTCAACTGAAactaaattaagaataaaaataaacctaaagcaaatgtaaaataaaagaatagagatCTACCCTGTTTGGCATGGCATGGGGAGCAGGCTGACTCAAGAGCCAGAGAGAACCCTGTTATAACTCTCCTAGGGGCTGGGGAGTCCAGTCTGGGAGGGTGGCATCCGAGTGGTTTGTTAGGAACAGCAGTGATAAGGAAGATGTCAGTCTCCggtttaaaaacatttatgtaaaagccagaggtgaCAGTGTACACTATATCCTGGCACTAAGGATCCTAGAactctggaggttgaggcagaaggactaaGGTCAAGGCCAACTATTTATaagcatatgtttttatttattgtgggttTTCTTATTGTTCCTTTTAGTGTGTGTGAGACAAAATCTTACAGCAGCCCGGGTTGACCTAGAATTCATGGTAGAGGGTagacctcctgcttcagcctcccaagacTTAGGGTTACAAATGAAGGACATAATACTGTAGTGGGAGTCATTACAGTCAGATGTTTCTTTGAGGTTTACTTTAGAATGCGTGGGCCTGGGAGGTgaagccacagaagaaggaaTGTTGGGTGGGACCAGGCTTCGTTTCCACTTTAGTGTATGACACTCCTGCAGTAAAGAAATAAGTGCTTCAACATTTCACTGGCTCCGGGGTCTCCTCAAAACTGGAAAGCTTCTTAGCGGTTTTCCTCTGGCACATAACTGTCATGTGATCATCGGTGCCCACGGCTGCTTCTTGTAAACGTTTTCCATTGTTTCCTCTGTTGTAGGTGAAAGGGGAATCCTTGTTCCAGTCTTCTAAGAAAATGGACCTGAGAGTCAATGGAGAACAGCTTGATCTGGACCCTGGCCAGACCCAGATTTACTATGTTGATGAAAAGGCCCCTGAGTTCTCAATGCAGGGTCTCACGGCTGGCATCATCGCTGTCATTGTGGTGGTGGCATTAGCAATCATCGCGGGGGTAGTTGTGCTGGTGAGTACAGAACCAGTCAGGGCTCGCTGAAGGGTTGTTCTTACGGGTGAGCGCCAAGAACTACAGCCATGTTTGCTGGGCAGCGCcattcacgcctttaatcccagcactggggaggagagacaggcggatctctgtgatctaCAGAGATCtacaacctggtctatagagcgagttctaggacaggcagaacagagaaaccctgtcttggaaaaccaaaaaggaaaaaaaaaactatccacgTTTGAAAATGTTAGTGAAGGACTGAGCTGCATTTCTGGTTCTTTTTTACACAATAGTCAGTTTCTATAGTCACAAAGGGTTACTCATAAGAATAAACCACCTCATGGCCTGGTTCCAGGGCCTTCAAGCAGCAGGTAgccttgagtcctctgcaaggaATTGGGCGCTCCTGCCAGAATACAGTAGAGAACTCCCAAATGTGCAGAGCCGGTCAACACAAcacttgtttttggttttggtggtgctGGAACGCTGAGCTCAGGCTGCAAGTATTCTGGGCTATCACTATATCACTGAGCTATGCCTTaccccaaaacaacacaaaaatcaaGAGTAGTACATGTAGCAGTGATTCTAAATAAATAGCAAATCTGCACTGGGTACGGggccataatcccagcattgggaggtgaaagcaggagTATTAGGCTCCAAAGAAGGAGCTTTATCCCAGGGCTTTAAGGGTGCTTGGCATCAGCTGTTCTCATCAATATATCAGAATTCAGAAATCAATCTGAGTGGGGTATGATGACATAGTTGTGTGTTACAAGcccttgagaagctgaggcaggaggaccacgaCTTTAAggccagggcctggagagatgatggatcagtggttaagaacacttgttcttgaaGACGATCTGGATTTAGTTGCCAGAACCcaagttcacaaccatctgtaactcagtttcAAAGGGTCTGACTGCTGCCTTCGGGCCTTTGTAGGTAGCAGGTACTAAAGGTACTAGGTACCACGCACACAAGTACGtagaataaaataagtaaaaatcctAGGTGGGGGAGAGCATTAAGGCCAGCCAGAGTTGCATAGCAAGATCTTATCTTAAAAATCTCTActgctgctgggcagtggtagagcacaccctttaattccagcacttgggaggcagaggcaggtggatctctgtgagtttgaggctagcctggtctacaaataagtttcaggacagccaggtgtgttacacagagaaactctgtctcgaagcTCCACTGCCCccagataaagaaaaagaggggctggagagatgactccgtgcttaagagcactcactggctatGAGAGGTTGTCCTGAGTTCGCGGTGACTCACATCATTCGCAATGAGATCTGGCTctctcttctagcctgcaggcatacatgcaggcagaagactgcatacaaaataaataaataaatcttttttttttttttttttaagaaaaagcaagatTTGAAGGTGAATGGCATTTTGATTTTAGTTCAGTATTGTTACCACACTTGTTCCCAtctgataaaaagaaacattgaatTTCTCTTTTACCCTCTGGGGCTGCCTATGTTACCCACATGTATGGACAGGCATGTGAGGGCATGGGAACATGAAAAGAGTTGGGCAATGCACTTCTGTTCAAACGTGAATTCCAGATGAATTACTGGATAGGATGGAAAAGATAACATTAAATTAGTAGAAGGAATGTTGATATTTTGCAGTAAAAGAAACCATGTAATGCAAGAAACTTAAAATCCATAAAAGGATATACTAATACATATTTGAGAATTAGATTTTAGGGCCTCATATGGtcggcaagtgctttaccactgagctatctcagcACCTtcagctgttttccttttctatcgACGGGACAAAACACACGACCAAGGCAGCTCACAAAATGAAGAGTATATTGGGTGCTCCTACTCAGAGTTCCAgagaccatcatggtggggagcgtggctgcaggcaggcaggcaaacaggcaggcagagctgagAACTTACGTCTGCTCCACCATCACAAGGCAGAGAGATGGTGTGGAcacacctaatccttcccagcACATTCCAGCATGAGCCTCTAGGAGCCGTCCTCACTCAGACCTCGCATCCgccttttctctttcaaactctGGCCCTGGTCAGCCTCAAACTCTAATCTTaagcctcagccttccaagagctggaattacaggtgtgagtcgtAACACACCTagctttttctttgtgtatttttatttcagggtttgtttgttttctagcagTGCAAACAGATTTAACAAAAAGGGTTCCAAGGGGAGAAATacctttatttatgtgtttgcttatttatgttatttttttatatgtgtgtgtgtggtatgcttgggtgtatgttcacatgtgtggtgTGACATTTGTGTGACGCCCTTGTGTGGGAGTGCATATGGAGGCCCAGATTAATGCTGGGAATCTAGGTTGGCGTGGAATTCCTAGGTTTGGTTGATCATCCCACTTTCCTGGGACTGTAGGAATGTTCCTCTATGCtcaactaaaattaaatattttaacatcttGGGCTGGGCTTAGTGGCTCATGCCTAAAGTCCTgatcctcaggaggctgaggtaggaggatttgaGAGTGAAGTAGGTTTAGGCAtctaccaaaaggaaaaaaaaaaaacaaaaaaaaccgggcggtggtggNNNNNNNNNNNNNNNNNNNNNNNNNNNNNNNNNNNNNNNNNNNNNNNNNNNNNNNNNNNNNNNNNNN
This genomic window from Microtus ochrogaster isolate Prairie Vole_2 chromosome 16, MicOch1.0, whole genome shotgun sequence contains:
- the Epcam gene encoding epithelial cell adhesion molecule produces the protein MAPPQARAFGLLLAVVTATLAAAQQECVCDNYKLGTGCFLNERGECQCKSLGTSNTVLCSTLASKCLVMKAEMAHSKSGRRLKPEGAIQNNDGIYDPDCDEHGLFKAKQCNGTSTCWCVNTAGVRRTDKDTEITCSERVRTYWIIIELKHKERENPYNLQSLKTALQDTFSSRYKLHPAFIKNILYENNVITIDLMQNSSQKTQDDVDIADVAYYFEKDVKGESLFQSSKKMDLRVNGEQLDLDPGQTQIYYVDEKAPEFSMQGLTAGIIAVIVVVALAIIAGVVVLIITTRKKSAKYEKAEIKEMGEIHRELNA